The sequence gaaagcaatttgatttgtttcttatttttgtgatttttttcagcagtgagcatgcatgttgacaaaaagaagcgaccaAATTGgggctgtatttctctgtttcgcgatgagatgaatatatgctcAGTGAGATGAAGATCGGGACAATTACCCCTATATTTAATACTTGCATATACCTATTcgaatatgaaaattatttggatttaCCAAAAATGACTTGTTTCCCAGAAGATATAAAAAAGTGCGATGAATATAGtgatttcgaataatttttgaaggtaatAATAGCTTTAACAGATATTGCTCTATTATTGGCCGGTGGCTCAGCTCAAATATGTGTACAATTAGTTAAATAAATTTGCTACAGAAGAACACTATCTACCAAAGACATTATTTCTGTACgtaggattttttaaataattgagATTTTTATTCACGGCGTCTATTGCGCAACCATTGCATCATGTTTCCAGTACTTGCacaaaaattttgaaacaattggtGCTACCTTTTTTGGCTCCGTAAGATGCATATGATGAGTGCTGTCCACGAAGTGCAACTCGAACAAAGGGTTATTTTTTTGCACAACTTCTATGAATTCATCGAAGTATTTTTTATCTTCATAGTACGTGGAGTGTTTCGCTTTGAGGAACAAATATGGCATAGTCAGTCGTTTGGCCAGCTCCAGGTTTATGTCCTGACTAAAACCAATTCCTACGCCGTACTTAAGTCTGCTATCGCGAGTAAAgaagaatttatttggattcACAGAGGACTTCTGGATATTACGGTTCAATAGATACGGCGCAGCCTCTTTTGACACGGATTTATGTGTTCCTTGATGCAGCCGACTAACTAAATCTTCATAGGTGTAGCTCGGCGGTTCGGATTTATGTCGGTTCCGAATATCGGCCACCAACATTTGTGGAATTCGTTTCTGCAAGCGTGGTCCAATTTCATGCGGATCCGGTATGTGCGGCTTTAGAGCATCCAGCCCGATGTATAAGTCCACCATGTCCGGAAAGATTGAGGAAAAAACAAAACCGACGATTGATCCCATTGAATGTCCCATCAATGAAATCTTCTTCCATTGGTAATGTTGCATCACCATTTTGAGCATGTAAATGTTATCCTGTGTATGGTACGTCATACCATCTGGAATTCGGGATGACAATCCATGTCCAGCGAAATCTAACGCTAGGAAACTCATATGATGAGGCAAACGCGGTATCAGCCTATCGAAGGTTCCGGCATTGTCTTGCCAGCCATGCAGCGAAACAATGGGACGGGTGTCTTTCGGACCCCACCACTTACCAGCAATTTCACCATATGGTACCGGAATTCTTATTTCCTCTACCTGTTCATGGGAAAGCCACGATATTAATAAACTATGTTGGACTTTGTACCTTGTATTGAGAGTGCTATATATCGTACCTTTGGCTTCTCTATACTGAGCGTCTCGTCACAGATTTGCTGATTGTGAGAGCATCGCTGACTCACGATTGTTCCAGCTGATTGCTGGGGCGCTCTAAGCATTTGTCCTAGATAATTGATTTGAGGCAGTAAAGACTTTATTTTCGTCATTTTGATCTAAAAGGGAAAAGAAAATTAGAGCATTATGTCTACAAGGCACGAGACGAGCTTACCTAATAGGAATCACGATTTAGAAGACGGAAGTTGTACTACGTTACAATTTTTATCTCTCTCTTATCACTGGTTGTGTACAGATTCAAACACTTACGTCACATGTGCACCATTAAAGATAATCTAATAATTTTCATTTATATGAAATGTAATGTTTCAACTTCACTAACGATTCAGTATCGCACCATCAATCAATCTGACTTCTACTCAACTCTACGAGCAAGAATAATGTAAGCGCAAAAAAGGCATAGCCTTGATGCCCTGATATACGCAGGGTGGCCGTCTGACAGCTACGCAACTACTCTCCATCCTCTCTATATGTACAAAGCTCAAACACATCGAAGCAAGCACGTGGGTTTGGATGAACAAGTTCATGCTTATGCGTCAAATCGTTGTTATGTACATATTTTAATTCTAGCACCCATAAAATGCAGGATACAAACGTGGATGGTACCTATTAGTGAAATCAATTATGTGTAATTAGCTGCTAATAATAAAACATACCGAGACTGTTATAATATTTAACTTATCCAAAAAATTACAATATTCTCATTGGATCAAACAGCATCATAATATTTCCCGAAAATTAAGTGCGGGAATGTTAACATGATCAATCCTATTTGTGCTTTACTATTTTTCAAGACAAACgatcaaataaatttgaatttatgtTAAAATATGAACTCATGTTGAACACTGTTGGACGAATGAACTTAGTCCAGAATAATTCAAGTAGTATTAGTATGAACACAATCCATACACAGGCATAAAAATAACGAAATAACACCTGAACTGCTTTCTAAGCGCTATAAATGCTGATAAA comes from Armigeres subalbatus isolate Guangzhou_Male chromosome 2, GZ_Asu_2, whole genome shotgun sequence and encodes:
- the LOC134218140 gene encoding probable serine hydrolase; the encoded protein is MTKIKSLLPQINYLGQMLRAPQQSAGTIVSQRCSHNQQICDETLSIEKPKVEEIRIPVPYGEIAGKWWGPKDTRPIVSLHGWQDNAGTFDRLIPRLPHHMSFLALDFAGHGLSSRIPDGMTYHTQDNIYMLKMVMQHYQWKKISLMGHSMGSIVGFVFSSIFPDMVDLYIGLDALKPHIPDPHEIGPRLQKRIPQMLVADIRNRHKSEPPSYTYEDLVSRLHQGTHKSVSKEAAPYLLNRNIQKSSVNPNKFFFTRDSRLKYGVGIGFSQDINLELAKRLTMPYLFLKAKHSTYYEDKKYFDEFIEVVQKNNPLFELHFVDSTHHMHLTEPKKVAPIVSKFLCKYWKHDAMVAQ